The nucleotide sequence CTTCCTCAACGGCCGCCGCCGCGAGCGCGCCCTGTCCCGGCTCTTCGCGCGTTCCGAGCCTGCCATTTCCCTTCACGGCCGATGATTCGTCCGAACAGTCAGACTAACCTTCGGTCAGCCCGAGCCCCACTGATCAATGCTGCTGGGTCGCGACCGGCTTCAGCAGTAACGCCCCCGACGGAGTCACCTCAAACGCCATCTTTGACCCGCCCTTGAGGCCATACTTCTTCCGCACCAGCGCCGGAATCGTCACCCGCCCCCGTGTCGAAAACTTCACTCGGTAGATCTTCGTGCTCATCGTTATTGGAAGGTTGAACCCATTGCGGCTTTAGCATTTAGCTCACCAGCAGCATATGGCCACCCCAGCAACTGCTGCCGATCTAGCAGAACGTCTCCGGATATTCCGGGCCACGGCGTCGCATTTCGGGAAAGTTTTGCCGGCCTCATTCTTCCAGAAGACTAACCAAGTCTTGCCGGGTGTAGAGCGCGTTCACCACCTGATTGAAGGTATCTATAAACCAGCGTGGTCCATCTACCCGCTCAGCATCTCATCGATGCTCAAGAGCCAGTATAGCGATCAGGTTCACTACAATCCTGACCGAACATGGTGGATTCAATATAGCCCCAAGGACGGCGGAATGGATATGGCCGTGAATGCAGCGCTCATCCGCTGCATGGCAGATCACCAGCCGCTCCTGGTACTACGGCAAGTAGCCGACAAGACAGGCCCTGAAGGTGCCCAGCACCGACTACTCGGCCTTGGCTATGTCGAAACATTCGATTCTTCATCTAACCTCTTCCGCATTCGCGGTCTCGAGTGGAACGAAGTTGGTGAGGTACTGGGTCTAGACTTGTCAGATGATTTGCTTGAAACCGCACTCCGCCTCGAATCTCTCGAAAAATGGATGCCTTTCGAAGAAGTGAACCGTGCAGTCTACACCGTAACGCGGCAGAAGCGTGATGCTGCCTTCGCTCGGATCGTTTTGGACAACTACGGGTATACCTGCGCAGTGA is from Lacunisphaera limnophila and encodes:
- a CDS encoding AbrB/MazE/SpoVT family DNA-binding domain-containing protein, with product MSTKIYRVKFSTRGRVTIPALVRKKYGLKGGSKMAFEVTPSGALLLKPVATQQH
- a CDS encoding HNH endonuclease — encoded protein: MATPATAADLAERLRIFRATASHFGKVLPASFFQKTNQVLPGVERVHHLIEGIYKPAWSIYPLSISSMLKSQYSDQVHYNPDRTWWIQYSPKDGGMDMAVNAALIRCMADHQPLLVLRQVADKTGPEGAQHRLLGLGYVETFDSSSNLFRIRGLEWNEVGEVLGLDLSDDLLETALRLESLEKWMPFEEVNRAVYTVTRQKRDAAFARIVLDNYGYTCAVTGLRFQSRNHTEAHGAHIIGKEERGTDDPRNGLALSRSVHWAFDQGIFTISDQYEVVINPKARAATIASFPLMDMDRKKIFLPKDAYYHPHPEALAWHKSEVFDRFTL